Proteins from one Stegostoma tigrinum isolate sSteTig4 chromosome 17, sSteTig4.hap1, whole genome shotgun sequence genomic window:
- the LOC125459326 gene encoding L-lactate dehydrogenase A chain-like isoform X2 produces MSLKNKLMHEVHADTPMKATSKVSIVGAGQVGMSCAISILQQHIADELALVDRVADKLRGEALDLLHGSLFLKSKISADTDFLVTEDSKICIICAGVRQTVGEVKRRQLQKNIATYKEIIPHLVKHSPNAVLLIVTNPVDIMTYVAWKISGFPKHRVIGTGTDLDTARFRFLLGAKLRINPISVHAYIIGEQGDESVAIWSSANVAGVNLESLDEKLANEQGDQIHKKVIESTHDVIRLKGYTSWAIGLSVASIVNAILKNIRSIHLVSINAKSSLCPGNNRSMWNLETTTQGERRSKTEKQCGKSFEDPAGDRIVNKMLSTRLH; encoded by the exons ATgagtttgaaaaataaattgatgcACGAGGTGCATGCTGATACTCCGATGAAGGCAACATCAAAAGTCTCAATTGTGGGCGCTGGGCAAGTTGGCATGTCGTGTGCTATTTCCATCCTCCAGCAG CATATTGCTGATGAGCTGGCTCTAGTTGATAGAGTGGCAGATAAACTGAGGGGAGAAGCTCTGGATTTGCTACATGGTAGCCTCTTTCTTAAATCCAAAATTTCAGCAGACACAG ACTTTCTGGTTACAGAAGATTCAAAGATATGCATCATCTGTGCTGGTGTGAGACAGACAGTGGGAGAAGTCAAGAGGAGGCAGCTGCAGAAAAACATAGCTACCTACAAGGAGATCATCCCTCACCTGGTCAAGCACAGTCCGAATGCTGTTTTGCTAATTGTTACTAATCCAG TGGATATCATGACCTATGTGGCCTGGAAAATAAGTGGTTTCCCAAAGCATCGTGTGATTGGCACAGGCACGGACTTGGACACTGCCAGGTTTCGTTTCCTATTGGGCGCAAAGTTGAGAATTAATCCAATCAGTGTCCATGCTTACATCATCGGTGAACAGGGAGATGAAAGTG TTGCTATTTGGAGCAGTGCAAATGTGGCTGGTGTCAACCTGGAGTCATTAGATGAAAAGTTAGCAAATGAACAGGGAGATCAAATTCATAAAAAGGTTATAGAAAG CACCCATGATGTCATAAGGCTGAAAGGATACACCTCCTGGGCCATTGGTTTAAGTGTGGCCAGTATCGTGAATGCAATTTTGAAAAATATCCGATCCATCCACCTGGTGTCCATCAATGCAAAA TCTTCCTTGTGTCCTGGGAATAACAGGAGTATGTGGAATCTTGAGACAACGACTCAAGGAGAAAGAAGAAGTAAAACTGAAAAACAGTGTGGAAAATCTTTTGAAGATCCAGCGGGAGATCGTATTGTGAACAAAATGCTAAGTACAAGGCTCCACTAA
- the LOC125459326 gene encoding L-lactate dehydrogenase A chain-like isoform X3, translated as MSLKNKLMHEVHADTPMKATSKVSIVGAGQVGMSCAISILQQHIADELALVDRVADKLRGEALDLLHGSLFLKSKISADTDFLVTEDSKICIICAGVRQTVGEVKRRQLQKNIATYKEIIPHLVKHSPNAVLLIVTNPVDIMTYVAWKISGFPKHRVIGTGTDLDTARFRFLLGAKLRINPISVHAYIIGEQGDESVAIWSSANVAGVNLESLDEKLANEQGDQIHKKVIESTHDVIRLKGYTSWAIGLSVASIVNAILKNIRSIHLVSINAKEYVES; from the exons ATgagtttgaaaaataaattgatgcACGAGGTGCATGCTGATACTCCGATGAAGGCAACATCAAAAGTCTCAATTGTGGGCGCTGGGCAAGTTGGCATGTCGTGTGCTATTTCCATCCTCCAGCAG CATATTGCTGATGAGCTGGCTCTAGTTGATAGAGTGGCAGATAAACTGAGGGGAGAAGCTCTGGATTTGCTACATGGTAGCCTCTTTCTTAAATCCAAAATTTCAGCAGACACAG ACTTTCTGGTTACAGAAGATTCAAAGATATGCATCATCTGTGCTGGTGTGAGACAGACAGTGGGAGAAGTCAAGAGGAGGCAGCTGCAGAAAAACATAGCTACCTACAAGGAGATCATCCCTCACCTGGTCAAGCACAGTCCGAATGCTGTTTTGCTAATTGTTACTAATCCAG TGGATATCATGACCTATGTGGCCTGGAAAATAAGTGGTTTCCCAAAGCATCGTGTGATTGGCACAGGCACGGACTTGGACACTGCCAGGTTTCGTTTCCTATTGGGCGCAAAGTTGAGAATTAATCCAATCAGTGTCCATGCTTACATCATCGGTGAACAGGGAGATGAAAGTG TTGCTATTTGGAGCAGTGCAAATGTGGCTGGTGTCAACCTGGAGTCATTAGATGAAAAGTTAGCAAATGAACAGGGAGATCAAATTCATAAAAAGGTTATAGAAAG CACCCATGATGTCATAAGGCTGAAAGGATACACCTCCTGGGCCATTGGTTTAAGTGTGGCCAGTATCGTGAATGCAATTTTGAAAAATATCCGATCCATCCACCTGGTGTCCATCAATGCAAAA GAGTATGTGGAATCTTGA
- the LOC125459326 gene encoding L-lactate dehydrogenase A chain-like isoform X1 encodes MSLKNKLMHEVHADTPMKATSKVSIVGAGQVGMSCAISILQQHIADELALVDRVADKLRGEALDLLHGSLFLKSKISADTDFLVTEDSKICIICAGVRQTVGEVKRRQLQKNIATYKEIIPHLVKHSPNAVLLIVTNPVDIMTYVAWKISGFPKHRVIGTGTDLDTARFRFLLGAKLRINPISVHAYIIGEQGDESVAIWSSANVAGVNLESLDEKLANEQGDQIHKKVIESTHDVIRLKGYTSWAIGLSVASIVNAILKNIRSIHLVSINAKDEHNITNDVFLSLPCVLGITGVCGILRQRLKEKEEVKLKNSVENLLKIQREIVL; translated from the exons ATgagtttgaaaaataaattgatgcACGAGGTGCATGCTGATACTCCGATGAAGGCAACATCAAAAGTCTCAATTGTGGGCGCTGGGCAAGTTGGCATGTCGTGTGCTATTTCCATCCTCCAGCAG CATATTGCTGATGAGCTGGCTCTAGTTGATAGAGTGGCAGATAAACTGAGGGGAGAAGCTCTGGATTTGCTACATGGTAGCCTCTTTCTTAAATCCAAAATTTCAGCAGACACAG ACTTTCTGGTTACAGAAGATTCAAAGATATGCATCATCTGTGCTGGTGTGAGACAGACAGTGGGAGAAGTCAAGAGGAGGCAGCTGCAGAAAAACATAGCTACCTACAAGGAGATCATCCCTCACCTGGTCAAGCACAGTCCGAATGCTGTTTTGCTAATTGTTACTAATCCAG TGGATATCATGACCTATGTGGCCTGGAAAATAAGTGGTTTCCCAAAGCATCGTGTGATTGGCACAGGCACGGACTTGGACACTGCCAGGTTTCGTTTCCTATTGGGCGCAAAGTTGAGAATTAATCCAATCAGTGTCCATGCTTACATCATCGGTGAACAGGGAGATGAAAGTG TTGCTATTTGGAGCAGTGCAAATGTGGCTGGTGTCAACCTGGAGTCATTAGATGAAAAGTTAGCAAATGAACAGGGAGATCAAATTCATAAAAAGGTTATAGAAAG CACCCATGATGTCATAAGGCTGAAAGGATACACCTCCTGGGCCATTGGTTTAAGTGTGGCCAGTATCGTGAATGCAATTTTGAAAAATATCCGATCCATCCACCTGGTGTCCATCAATGCAAAA GATGAGCACAATATCACAAACGATGTCTTTCTCAGTCTTCCTTGTGTCCTGGGAATAACAGGAGTATGTGGAATCTTGAGACAACGACTCAAGGAGAAAGAAGAAGTAAAACTGAAAAACAGTGTGGAAAATCTTTTGAAGATCCAGCGGGAGATCGTATTGTGA